A stretch of the Panicum virgatum strain AP13 chromosome 9N, P.virgatum_v5, whole genome shotgun sequence genome encodes the following:
- the LOC120692178 gene encoding uncharacterized protein LOC120692178 — translation MGFIHRTSKQTGRVKNLLGLALSRLAVARRPRLARKSISRSDVGQLLALGHLDCALHRAEQVIEEDNMLEAFNIIEQYCNRLIEHAKQLDKPDECGDDIGEAAAGIMFAAGWCGDLPELLFARTILANKFGGDFAMMAKEGTGVVDPMLVWKLSGNKRNMELKKKVVKEIAAENNIQVDFSDFPEMVEQNGSDKVPHQSNQEAILGSGNRR, via the exons ATGGGCTTCATCCACAGGACCTCCAAGCAGACCGGCAGGGTTAAGAACCTTCTTGGGCTCGCCTTGTCGCGCCTCGCCGTCGCTCGCCGTCCCCGTCTTGCTCGCAAGTCAATTTCTCGCAGCGATGTCGGCCAGCTCCTCGCCCTCGGCCATCTCGACTGCGCTCTCCACCGT GCAGAGCAGGTCATAGAGGAGGACAACATGCTGGAGGCCTTCAACATCATAGAGCAATACTGCAATCGCCTCATCGAGCACGCTAAGCAGTTAGACAAGCCAGA TGAGTGTGGTGATGACATTGGGGAGGCAGCCGCCGGGATCATGTTTGCAGCCGGGTGGTGCGGCGACCTGCCGGAGCTGCTGTTTGCACGCACAATCCTGGCAAACAAGTTTGGAGGGGACTTTGCTATGATGGCAAAAGAGGGCACCGGAGTCGTCGACCCCATG TTGGTCTGGAAGTTGTCTGGCAACAAAAGAAACATGGAACTGAAGAAAAAGGTGGTGAAAGAAATCGCTGCTGAGAACAATATCCAGGTGGATTTTTCTGACTTCCCCGAAATGGTTGAGCAGAATGGCAGTGACAAGGTTCCGCATCAGTCCAACCAAGAAGCTATATTGGGCAGCGGAAACAGAAGATGA
- the LOC120692179 gene encoding LYR motif-containing protein 4-like: protein MAAVAGPTRAEALSLFRSLLRTAKQFSDYNIREYTRRRAADAFRENRALPDAAAAAAAFAEGKKQLEVAKRQAVVYSLYTPKSKSVMELKVQ from the coding sequence atggcggcggtggcgggcccGACGAGGGCAGAGGCGCTGTCCCTCTTCCGGTCCCTCCTCCGCACGGCGAAGCAGTTCTCCGACTACAACATCCGGGAGtacacgcgccgccgcgccgcggacgCCTTCCGCGAGAACCGCGCCCTccccgacgcggcggccgcggcggcggcgttcgcggAGGGGAAGAAGCAGCTCGAGGTCGCGAAGCGGCAGGCGGTGGTGTACTCGCTCTACACCCCCAAGTCCAAGAGCGTGATGGAGTTGAAGGTGCAGTGA
- the LOC120689319 gene encoding uncharacterized protein LOC120689319 has product MMFAVQHSKFNISIFYASSFNILSPPLCRRRWRRLCSGGEAAFLAAPATKGSSTEGMMASESDEVAQSVFGAGGATESQAKGNHQPAPAEALQNVEDGDAGETLEGVASIALLPSGAISGHFIRLPDSICYGLQGTPISYERECSRGEDYRLLKLTIIDFKCKREKVLVVECRGHDAARLQNIDHLHGWEDDIVGLVEKEHGNQKVLLSFECETLKADKDAEDHIIKYMPNLRGLDAVVNIGKMCISGINLKEDDEPKGEN; this is encoded by the exons ATGATGTTCGCCGTTCAACATTCCAAATTCAACATTTCAATATTTTATGCTTCTAGCTTCAACATTTTATCT CCCCCTCTCTGTcgacgacggtggcggcggctgtgcagcggcggcgaggcggcgttTCTGGCGGCGCCGGCCACAAAAGGCTCATCCACCGAGGGTATGATGGCTTCCGAATCGGACGAG GTGGCGCAGTCGGTGTTCGGTGCCGGCGGAGCAACGGAATCGCAAGCGAAGGGGAACCACCAGCCGGCGCCGGCAGAGGCGCTGCAAAACGTCGAGGACGGCGATGCCGGCGAGACGTTGGAAGGCGTCGCCTCCATCGCCTTGCTGCCGTCCGGCGCTATCTCCGGCCATTTCATCCGCCTCCCTGACTCCATCTGCTATGGCCTCCAAGGCACCC CAATATCTTACGAGAGGGAGTGCAGCCGAGGAGAGGATTACCGCCTTTTAAAACTCACCATCATTGATTTTAAG TGCAAGAGAGAGAAGGTGCTCGTGGTGGAATGCAGGGGCCATGATGCTGCTCGATTACAAAACATTGACCATCTGCATGG GTGGGAAGATGACATTGTTGGTTTGGTTGAAAAGGAACATGGAAATCAGAAAGTCTTGCTTTCTTTTGAATGTGAGACGCTGAAGGCTGATAAAGACGCCGAAGATCATATTATCAAATATATGCCAAACCTACGTGGACTGGATGCAGTTG TAAATATAGGGAAAATGTGCATCAGCGGCATCAATCTCAAAGAGGACGACGAACCAAAAGGAGAAAACTGA
- the LOC120689683 gene encoding rho GTPase-activating protein REN1-like yields MSASESRISYQQPHESISQVKACRCGPGDSNFQNTNKSEAGENSPTTCPNCQVLKSGNLLLSSKGIGWTVWKKRWFILTRTSLVFFRSDPNAPPPRGSEPIVTLGGIDLNNTASMIVKEERKTITVVFPDGRDGRTFTLKAETTEDLNEWRSALESALAQAPSVVNTAGQHPVVSSDITEPAETAVEQSDGTSVIGTPAEFALVDADGNTAFLEKALKFIEDYGVKVEGILRQSADVEEVKRRVRDYEKGKNEFSPEEDAHVIGDCIKCILREMPSSPVPAPCCTALVRAYRTDKTRRLDAMNRVIYEVFPEPNRQLLQRILKMMQIVGSHKAVNRMSASALAACMAPLLLRPLLLGECEIDSDFSMAGDGSFQLLQAAAAANHAQAIVIIMLEEYDQIFDDIEDGSYSSDAYTESDVDKEYSTDNDIPEDDGSYGSGEDDVEEDLNDNTEPSSGSRIRNTDDQVNNNIPGPACNDNDKVVQPPVKTLRIEHGAPSEDSNQISSLPKGDDTSQLESNLPSQSKQELCESKRSIDHIQKPNAHSSSSRAELMEKTSSSTNESKWNSWGRTSARKDLSTEEADCCNDDDEAHIVKLENNKSHLQSKITEEVRENTVLQASLERRKGALHERRVALEKEVENLRDQLQKERNLRASLESGLMNMRRGHVSFPSTIDSKTKADLEEVAAAEADIMNLKQKVSDLRGQLNNQAQLSSTSLCESCNNKRLLNADKLVEGEQNATLSPEISSSVKAPSTVMSNSVPDMFWATNQMVQKMLISKDGQDRSLATRWNFAQNRVQGSNTNSSNKTEESGVAASSALAKLTNRLNFLKERRAQLASEMQNLDLGRPQAQGPTATAPPKRDSS; encoded by the exons ATGTCAGCTTCGGAATCCAGGATTTCTTATCAGCAA CCCCATGAGAGTATAAGTCAGGTCAAGGCCTGCCGATGTGGCCCAGGAGACTCCAATTTTCAGAACACTAATAAATCTGAAGCTGGTGAAAATTCACCAACCACTTGTCCAAACTGTCAG GTTCTTAAGAGTGGGAATTTACTGCTCTCGTCTAAAG GGATAGGCTGGACAGTATGGAAAAAGCGCTGGTTTATACTTACAAGGACATCATTAGTGTTCTTCAGGAGTGATCCT AATGCTCCCCCTCCCAGAGGAAGTGAACCAATTGTTACTCTTGGCGGAATTGACTTGAATAACACTGCAAG tatgatagtcaaagaagaaaggaaaactaTAACAGTGGTCTTTCCTGATGGTCGCGATGGACGCACTTTCACCCTTAAG GCAGAAACTACAGAAGACCTAAATGAGTGGAGAAGTGCATTAGAGAGTGCTCTGGCTCAGGCACCCAGTGTTGTGAATACAGCTGGACAACATCCAGTTGTCAGCTCTGACATAACAGAACCTGCTGAAACAGCTGTTGAACAAT CGGACGGTACATCTGTAATTGGCACACCAGCTGAATTTGCACTTGTTGATGCTGATGGCAATACAGCATTCTTGGAGAAGGCTTTAAAATTCATTGAAGATTATG GTGTGAAGGTTGAAGGAATCCTCCGTCAGTCTGCTGATGTTGAAGAAGTCAAACGCAGGGTTCGGGATTACGAAAAGG GAAAGAATGAGTTCTCCCCAGAAGAGGATGCACATGTTATTGGTGACTGTATTAAG TGCATTCTTCGAGAGATGCCATCTTCTCCAGTTCCGGCACCATGTTGCACTGCCCTGGTTAGAGCTTACC GAACTGACAAGACAAGAAGACTTGATGCTATGAATAGAGTAATATATGAAGTTTTCCCAGAACCAAATCGCCAATTGTTGCAGAG GATTCTCAAAATGATGCAGATTGTTGGATCACACAAAGCTGTGAATAGGATGTCTGCATCCGCTTTGGCAGCTTGCATGGCACCACTTCTTCTTCGGCCTCTTCTTCTTGGTGAATGTGAAATTGATAGTGACTTCAGTATGGCTGGGGATGGTTCATTCCAGCTGCttcaagctgctgctgctgctaaccACGCTCAAGCTATTGTTATTATTATGCTTGAGGAATATGATCAAATATTTGAT GATATTGAAGATGGTTCATACTCTTCAGATGCTTATACCGAGTCTGACGTTGACAAGGAATATTCGACAGACAATGACATCCCTGAGGATGATGGTTCCTATGGTTCTGGTGAAGATGATGTTGAAGAAGATTTGAATGATAATACTGAGCCCTCTTCTGGCAGCAGAATTCGAAATACAGATGACCAG GTTAATAACAATATCCCTGGCCCTGCGTGTAATGACAACGATAAAGTTGTTCAACCTCCTGTGAAGACCTTGAGAATAGAACATGGTGCGCCATCAGAAGATAGTAATCAAATTTCCTCTCTTCCAAAAGGGGATGATACCTCTCAACTGGAGAGCAACCTTCCATCCCAATCAAAACAAGAATTATGTGAATCAAAGAGATCCATAGATCATATACAAAAACCAAATGCCCATTCATCATCTTCGAGAGCAGAGCTTATGGAGAAAACAAGCAGCTCAACTAATGAAAGCAAATGGAACTCATGGGGGCGTACTTCA GCAAGAAAAGACCTCTCAACAGAGGAGGCAGACTGTtgcaatgatgatgatga GGCTCATATTGTGAAGCTTGAAAACAACAAGAGTCATCTCCAATCTAAAATTACAGAGGAG GTAAGAGAAAATACAGTCCTCCAGGCAAGTCTAGAAAGGCGAAAAGGAGCACTACATGAGCGCCGTGTAGCACTTGAAAAAGAA GTGGAAAACTTACGAGACCAGCTGCAGAAGGAGAGAAATTTAAGGGCTTCATTGGAGTCCGGGTTAATGAATATGCGAAGAGGACATGTGTCTTTCCCGTCAACGATAGACAGCAAG ACTAAGGCTGATCTTGAGGAAGTTGCTGCCGCTGAAGCTGACATCATGAACTTGAAGCAAAAGGTTTCTGATCTTCGTGGACAATTGAACAACCAGGCCCAACTGAGTTCCACTTCATTATGTGAATCATGCAACAACAAGCGACTTCTAAATGCAGACAAGCTTGTCGA AGGCGAACAAAATGCTACCCTTTCTCCAGAGATTAGCTCCTCAGTCAAAGCACCATCAACTGTAATGTCTAATTCTGTACCTGACATGTTCTGGGCTACAAACCAAATGGTTCAAAAGATGTTGATTTCCAAGGATGGCCAAGACAGATCACTTGCCACAAGGTGGAACTTTGCGCAGAACAGGGTTCAAGGTTCAAATACCAATTCAAGTAATAAAACAGAG GAATCTGGGGTCGCAGCCTCCTCGGCATTAGCCAAGCTGACTAATCGACTCAATTTTTTGAAAGAGAGAAGGGCGCAGCTTGCTAGTGAGATGCAAAACTTAGATCTGGGTCGCCCCCAGGCCCAGGGGCCTACAGCTACAGCTCCTCCGAAAAGAGATTCCAGCTGA
- the LOC120689684 gene encoding imidazole glycerol phosphate synthase hisHF, chloroplastic-like isoform X1, with amino-acid sequence MQPPPQSQGAMATGAATLTVPCSMGRRPKRSSQRRGSGSASLSVRASSDANTVTLLDYGAGNVRSVRNAIRHLGFGIRDVRSPEDILAADRLVFPGVGAFGSAMDVLNSTGMADALREYIQRDRPFLGICLGLQLLFDSSEENGPVSGLGVIPGVVRRFDSSKGLIVPHIGWNALEITKDAQLLQGADGHHVYFVHSYHALPSDANRDWISSICNYGDSFISSISMGNIQAVQFHPEKSGDTGLSILKNFLSANSSGVKAPARRKASKLAKRVIACLDVRSNDNGDLVVTKGDQYDVRDHTSSKEVRNLGKPVDLASEYYIDGADEVSFLNITGFRDFPLGDLPMLEVLHCASEKVFVPLTVGGGIRDFTDANGRYYSSLEVASEYFRSGADKISIGSDAVYAAEAFLQTGVCILFFSLNVQLFPHYIVISVYQVKTGKSSLEQISRVYGNQAVVVSIDPRRVYVNSPEDVPFKTVKVSSKGPSGEEYAWYQCTVSGGRDSRPIGAYELAKAVEELGAGEILLNCIDCDGQGCGFDIDLVKMVSDAVTIPVIASSGAGAVEHFSEVFAKTNASAALAAGIFHRKEVPILAVKEHLVDAGVEVRV; translated from the exons atgcagccgccgccgcagtcgcaGGGAGCAATGGCCACCGGCGCTGCCACCCTCACCGTCCCGTGCTCCATGGGCCGCCGCCCGAAGCGGAGCAGCCAGCGCCGCGGCTCCGGCTCAGCCTCCCTCTCCGTCCGTGCGTCCTCGGACGCAAACA CGGTGACACTGCTGGACTACGGGGCGGGGAACGTGCGCAGCGTGCGCAATGCCATCCGCCACCTCGGCTTCGGCATCCGCGACGTGCGGAGCCCGGAGGacatcctcgccgccgaccgcctcgTTTTCCCTGGCGTCGGCGCCTTCGGCTCCGCCATGGACGTCCTCAATAGCACTGGCATGGCCGACGCGCTCCGCGAGTACATCCAAAGGGACCGCCCCTTCCTAGGCATCTGCCTCGGCCTCCAGCTGCTCTTCGACTCCAGCGAGGAGAACGGCCCGG TGAGCGGCCTTGGTGTGATACCGGGCGTGGTCAGGCGATTCGACTCCTCCAAGGGCCTCATAGTTCCTCACATTGGCTGGAACGCTCTTGAGATCACCAAGGACGCACAGCTGCTGCAGGGAGCTGATGGCCACCATGTTTACTTTGTTCACTCCTACCACGCACTGCCT TCAGATGCTAACAGAGACTGGATTTCATCAATATGCAACTATGGTGACAGCTTCATATCATCCATCTCAATGGGAAACATTCAGGCAGTTCAATTTCACCCAGAAAAGAGCGGAG ATACTGGACTTtctattttgaaaaattttctcAGTGCTAACTCTTCAGGAGTAAAG GCCCCAGCACGTAGGAAAGCATCAAAACTTGCAAAGAGA GTGATAGCATGCCTTGATGTTCGGTCAAATGATAATGGGGATCTTGTGGTAACAAAAGGTGATCAGTATGATGTAAGAGATCATACTAGCAGCAAAGAG GTAAGAAACCTTGGCAAGCCAGTTGATTTAGCAAGTGAATACTACATAGATGGTGCTGATGAG GTCAGCTTCTTGAATATAACTGGTTTCCGTGACTTTCCATTGGGCGATTTGCCAATGCTAGAG GTACTGCATTGTGCATCTGAAAAGGTTTTTGTGCCACTTACAGTTGGTGGAGGTATACGAGACTTCACAGATGCAAATGGAAG ATACTATTCAAGCTTGGAAGTAGCATCAGAATATTTCAGGTCTGGTGCTGACAAAATTTCAATCGGAAGTGATGCTGTTTATGCTGCTGAAGCCTTTTTACAAACTGGTGtatgtattttatttttctctctcaaTGTTCAGCTATTTCCCCATTATATAGTTATTTCTGTGTATCAGGTAAAGACAGGGAAAAGCAGCTTGGAGCAGATTTCTAGAGTATATGGCAACCAG GCTGTAGTTGTAAGTATTGATCCTCGTCGGGTATATGTCAATAGTCCAGAAGATGTGCCATTTAAAACTGTGAAGGTGTCCAGTAAAG GTCCATCAGGAGAAGAATACGCATGGTACCAGTGTACA GTGAGTGGTGGACGTGATAGCCGACCTATTGGAGCATATGAACTAGCAAAAGCTGTGGAAGAATTGGGTGCTGGAGAAATACTACTTAACTGCATTGATTGTGATG GCCAGGGCTGTGGATTTGACATAGATTTGGTCAAAATGGTGTCTGATGCTGTGACAATTCCTGTCATTGCAAGCAGTGGTGCAGGTGCTGTTGAACATTTTTCTGAAGTCTTTGCGAAAACAAATGCTTCGGCTGCCCTTGCTGCTGGCATTTTCCATCGGAAAGAG GTCCCCATACTAGCCGTGAAAGAGCATCTGGTGGATGCTGGTGTGGAGGTCAGGGTGTAG
- the LOC120689684 gene encoding imidazole glycerol phosphate synthase hisHF, chloroplastic-like isoform X2 produces the protein MQPPPQSQGAMATGAATLTVPCSMGRRPKRSSQRRGSGSASLSVRASSDANTVTLLDYGAGNVRSVRNAIRHLGFGIRDVRSPEDILAADRLVFPGVGAFGSAMDVLNSTGMADALREYIQRDRPFLGICLGLQLLFDSSEENGPVSGLGVIPGVVRRFDSSKGLIVPHIGWNALEITKDAQLLQGADGHHVYFVHSYHALPSDANRDWISSICNYGDSFISSISMGNIQAVQFHPEKSGDTGLSILKNFLSANSSGVKAPARRKASKLAKRVIACLDVRSNDNGDLVVTKGDQYDVRDHTSSKEVRNLGKPVDLASEYYIDGADEVSFLNITGFRDFPLGDLPMLEVLHCASEKVFVPLTVGGGIRDFTDANGRYYSSLEVASEYFRSGADKISIGSDAVYAAEAFLQTGVKTGKSSLEQISRVYGNQAVVVSIDPRRVYVNSPEDVPFKTVKVSSKGPSGEEYAWYQCTVSGGRDSRPIGAYELAKAVEELGAGEILLNCIDCDGQGCGFDIDLVKMVSDAVTIPVIASSGAGAVEHFSEVFAKTNASAALAAGIFHRKEVPILAVKEHLVDAGVEVRV, from the exons atgcagccgccgccgcagtcgcaGGGAGCAATGGCCACCGGCGCTGCCACCCTCACCGTCCCGTGCTCCATGGGCCGCCGCCCGAAGCGGAGCAGCCAGCGCCGCGGCTCCGGCTCAGCCTCCCTCTCCGTCCGTGCGTCCTCGGACGCAAACA CGGTGACACTGCTGGACTACGGGGCGGGGAACGTGCGCAGCGTGCGCAATGCCATCCGCCACCTCGGCTTCGGCATCCGCGACGTGCGGAGCCCGGAGGacatcctcgccgccgaccgcctcgTTTTCCCTGGCGTCGGCGCCTTCGGCTCCGCCATGGACGTCCTCAATAGCACTGGCATGGCCGACGCGCTCCGCGAGTACATCCAAAGGGACCGCCCCTTCCTAGGCATCTGCCTCGGCCTCCAGCTGCTCTTCGACTCCAGCGAGGAGAACGGCCCGG TGAGCGGCCTTGGTGTGATACCGGGCGTGGTCAGGCGATTCGACTCCTCCAAGGGCCTCATAGTTCCTCACATTGGCTGGAACGCTCTTGAGATCACCAAGGACGCACAGCTGCTGCAGGGAGCTGATGGCCACCATGTTTACTTTGTTCACTCCTACCACGCACTGCCT TCAGATGCTAACAGAGACTGGATTTCATCAATATGCAACTATGGTGACAGCTTCATATCATCCATCTCAATGGGAAACATTCAGGCAGTTCAATTTCACCCAGAAAAGAGCGGAG ATACTGGACTTtctattttgaaaaattttctcAGTGCTAACTCTTCAGGAGTAAAG GCCCCAGCACGTAGGAAAGCATCAAAACTTGCAAAGAGA GTGATAGCATGCCTTGATGTTCGGTCAAATGATAATGGGGATCTTGTGGTAACAAAAGGTGATCAGTATGATGTAAGAGATCATACTAGCAGCAAAGAG GTAAGAAACCTTGGCAAGCCAGTTGATTTAGCAAGTGAATACTACATAGATGGTGCTGATGAG GTCAGCTTCTTGAATATAACTGGTTTCCGTGACTTTCCATTGGGCGATTTGCCAATGCTAGAG GTACTGCATTGTGCATCTGAAAAGGTTTTTGTGCCACTTACAGTTGGTGGAGGTATACGAGACTTCACAGATGCAAATGGAAG ATACTATTCAAGCTTGGAAGTAGCATCAGAATATTTCAGGTCTGGTGCTGACAAAATTTCAATCGGAAGTGATGCTGTTTATGCTGCTGAAGCCTTTTTACAAACTGGT GTAAAGACAGGGAAAAGCAGCTTGGAGCAGATTTCTAGAGTATATGGCAACCAG GCTGTAGTTGTAAGTATTGATCCTCGTCGGGTATATGTCAATAGTCCAGAAGATGTGCCATTTAAAACTGTGAAGGTGTCCAGTAAAG GTCCATCAGGAGAAGAATACGCATGGTACCAGTGTACA GTGAGTGGTGGACGTGATAGCCGACCTATTGGAGCATATGAACTAGCAAAAGCTGTGGAAGAATTGGGTGCTGGAGAAATACTACTTAACTGCATTGATTGTGATG GCCAGGGCTGTGGATTTGACATAGATTTGGTCAAAATGGTGTCTGATGCTGTGACAATTCCTGTCATTGCAAGCAGTGGTGCAGGTGCTGTTGAACATTTTTCTGAAGTCTTTGCGAAAACAAATGCTTCGGCTGCCCTTGCTGCTGGCATTTTCCATCGGAAAGAG GTCCCCATACTAGCCGTGAAAGAGCATCTGGTGGATGCTGGTGTGGAGGTCAGGGTGTAG
- the LOC120689684 gene encoding imidazole glycerol phosphate synthase hisHF, chloroplastic-like isoform X3 produces MQPPPQSQGAMATGAATLTVPCSMGRRPKRSSQRRGSGSASLSVRASSDANTVTLLDYGAGNVRSVRNAIRHLGFGIRDVRSPEDILAADRLVFPGVGAFGSAMDVLNSTGMADALREYIQRDRPFLGICLGLQLLFDSSEENGPVSGLGVIPGVVRRFDSSKGLIVPHIGWNALEITKDAQLLQGADGHHVYFVHSYHALPSDANRDWISSICNYGDSFISSISMGNIQAVQFHPEKSGDTGLSILKNFLSANSSGVKAPARRKASKLAKRVIACLDVRSNDNGDLVVTKGDQYDVRDHTSSKEVRNLGKPVDLASEYYIDGADEVSFLNITGFRDFPLGDLPMLEVLHCASEKVFVPLTVGGGIRDFTDANGRYYSSLEVASEYFRSGADKISIGSDAVYAAEAFLQTGVKTGKSSLEQISRVYGNQAVVVSIDPRRVYVNSPEDVPFKTVKVSSKGEEYAWYQCTVSGGRDSRPIGAYELAKAVEELGAGEILLNCIDCDGQGCGFDIDLVKMVSDAVTIPVIASSGAGAVEHFSEVFAKTNASAALAAGIFHRKEVPILAVKEHLVDAGVEVRV; encoded by the exons atgcagccgccgccgcagtcgcaGGGAGCAATGGCCACCGGCGCTGCCACCCTCACCGTCCCGTGCTCCATGGGCCGCCGCCCGAAGCGGAGCAGCCAGCGCCGCGGCTCCGGCTCAGCCTCCCTCTCCGTCCGTGCGTCCTCGGACGCAAACA CGGTGACACTGCTGGACTACGGGGCGGGGAACGTGCGCAGCGTGCGCAATGCCATCCGCCACCTCGGCTTCGGCATCCGCGACGTGCGGAGCCCGGAGGacatcctcgccgccgaccgcctcgTTTTCCCTGGCGTCGGCGCCTTCGGCTCCGCCATGGACGTCCTCAATAGCACTGGCATGGCCGACGCGCTCCGCGAGTACATCCAAAGGGACCGCCCCTTCCTAGGCATCTGCCTCGGCCTCCAGCTGCTCTTCGACTCCAGCGAGGAGAACGGCCCGG TGAGCGGCCTTGGTGTGATACCGGGCGTGGTCAGGCGATTCGACTCCTCCAAGGGCCTCATAGTTCCTCACATTGGCTGGAACGCTCTTGAGATCACCAAGGACGCACAGCTGCTGCAGGGAGCTGATGGCCACCATGTTTACTTTGTTCACTCCTACCACGCACTGCCT TCAGATGCTAACAGAGACTGGATTTCATCAATATGCAACTATGGTGACAGCTTCATATCATCCATCTCAATGGGAAACATTCAGGCAGTTCAATTTCACCCAGAAAAGAGCGGAG ATACTGGACTTtctattttgaaaaattttctcAGTGCTAACTCTTCAGGAGTAAAG GCCCCAGCACGTAGGAAAGCATCAAAACTTGCAAAGAGA GTGATAGCATGCCTTGATGTTCGGTCAAATGATAATGGGGATCTTGTGGTAACAAAAGGTGATCAGTATGATGTAAGAGATCATACTAGCAGCAAAGAG GTAAGAAACCTTGGCAAGCCAGTTGATTTAGCAAGTGAATACTACATAGATGGTGCTGATGAG GTCAGCTTCTTGAATATAACTGGTTTCCGTGACTTTCCATTGGGCGATTTGCCAATGCTAGAG GTACTGCATTGTGCATCTGAAAAGGTTTTTGTGCCACTTACAGTTGGTGGAGGTATACGAGACTTCACAGATGCAAATGGAAG ATACTATTCAAGCTTGGAAGTAGCATCAGAATATTTCAGGTCTGGTGCTGACAAAATTTCAATCGGAAGTGATGCTGTTTATGCTGCTGAAGCCTTTTTACAAACTGGT GTAAAGACAGGGAAAAGCAGCTTGGAGCAGATTTCTAGAGTATATGGCAACCAG GCTGTAGTTGTAAGTATTGATCCTCGTCGGGTATATGTCAATAGTCCAGAAGATGTGCCATTTAAAACTGTGAAGGTGTCCAGTAAAG GAGAAGAATACGCATGGTACCAGTGTACA GTGAGTGGTGGACGTGATAGCCGACCTATTGGAGCATATGAACTAGCAAAAGCTGTGGAAGAATTGGGTGCTGGAGAAATACTACTTAACTGCATTGATTGTGATG GCCAGGGCTGTGGATTTGACATAGATTTGGTCAAAATGGTGTCTGATGCTGTGACAATTCCTGTCATTGCAAGCAGTGGTGCAGGTGCTGTTGAACATTTTTCTGAAGTCTTTGCGAAAACAAATGCTTCGGCTGCCCTTGCTGCTGGCATTTTCCATCGGAAAGAG GTCCCCATACTAGCCGTGAAAGAGCATCTGGTGGATGCTGGTGTGGAGGTCAGGGTGTAG